In Leptospira ellinghausenii, the following proteins share a genomic window:
- a CDS encoding DUF2804 domain-containing protein: MSILQCSKGKLSPDQVVDEHGKIIQVIPEPDTTETKQIEYTSSVALLKEDGTLNVSGWSRFPHFQINESYIKAEPKRYKRWEHYTFYNENFGGAITVTDIGNLAMGSIELLEFKSGKTIFSKTELVRPGAIVFPTNTTDPIEFTKGNQFIRIQKQKGKRIISYSIQGDSSNETIQGNFEFTEKSNEALAIITPFSQSDFFYEYKMPSLICKGTIVYKQSIYDFKEDSYAVLDWGRGTWPEKNKWLWAAGAGMVGGELLSLNLGYGFGDPKNATENGIVYKGKVHKLDKVVWKYDVTDYKKPWKFVSNQGRLELNFTPVYLLYSDIDLMGMIGFLKQLIQNFSMSEIFELLKTEAYLNKAFGVYNGYVVLDNGTKLEVKNLFGFAEQMYQQW, from the coding sequence ATGTCAATCTTGCAGTGTTCAAAAGGTAAATTATCACCAGACCAGGTTGTTGATGAACATGGAAAAATCATTCAAGTGATTCCGGAACCCGATACAACTGAGACAAAACAAATTGAATACACTTCCTCTGTAGCTCTTCTCAAAGAAGATGGGACTCTGAATGTTTCAGGTTGGTCTAGATTTCCACACTTTCAGATTAACGAGTCATACATCAAAGCAGAACCTAAACGTTATAAACGATGGGAACATTACACATTCTATAATGAAAATTTCGGAGGCGCAATCACCGTAACTGATATTGGAAATTTAGCGATGGGAAGTATCGAGTTATTGGAATTTAAATCAGGTAAAACGATTTTTTCTAAAACAGAACTCGTGAGACCAGGTGCCATTGTTTTCCCAACCAATACTACGGATCCAATTGAATTTACAAAAGGAAACCAATTCATTCGTATTCAAAAACAAAAAGGCAAAAGAATCATCAGTTATTCAATTCAAGGTGATTCCTCTAATGAAACCATCCAAGGCAATTTTGAATTTACTGAAAAATCAAATGAAGCACTTGCAATCATCACTCCATTTTCTCAATCAGATTTCTTCTACGAGTACAAAATGCCAAGTTTGATCTGTAAGGGAACAATCGTTTACAAACAATCTATTTACGATTTTAAAGAAGATAGTTACGCTGTGTTAGATTGGGGAAGAGGAACTTGGCCTGAGAAAAATAAATGGCTTTGGGCAGCAGGCGCAGGAATGGTTGGTGGTGAACTTCTTAGTCTAAATTTAGGTTATGGATTTGGAGATCCCAAAAACGCTACTGAAAATGGTATCGTTTACAAAGGGAAAGTTCATAAACTTGATAAAGTGGTTTGGAAGTATGATGTTACAGATTACAAAAAACCTTGGAAATTTGTGAGTAACCAAGGTAGATTGGAGTTAAACTTTACTCCAGTTTATCTATTGTATTCAGATATAGATCTTATGGGAATGATCGGTTTTTTAAAACAACTGATTCAAAATTTTTCGATGTCTGAAATCTTTGAATTATTAAAAACCGAAGCTTATTTGAATAAGGCATTCGGTGTTTATAATGGATATGTGGTTTTAGATAACGGAACAAAACTTGAAGTTAAAAACTTGTTTGGTTTTGCCGAACAAATGTACCAACAATGGTAA
- a CDS encoding AMP-dependent synthetase/ligase produces MKVPNLKQLTLYHLLQEGRRLYGSLPAQSYKNQKKEYQNISYDDFVANSEFISKALIHLDTNAGDRIGIIADVGHQWLQVSMAITSIGCVDVPRGTDATLDDISYILTHAKCKIVFVENEKALKKFLPELQKLNLQTIILFGETKVDSVSINCQIINFNDLRTFAAKIEDRTYHEIGEEIQEEDLATIIYTSGTTGKPKGVMLTHGSILFEIRALVAEFRKTGVTVGEGDVTLGFLPPWHSGERIFETICFYSGIKIAFTSVQELGKDLAKAKPTILFTVPRVWESFYDKIKDTIQKSSAFKKYFLKLLVWNSVNFSITYDKAFDRVPRLNSPKTTKQILTQFINLILLLIYLPILPISKLILSKILSVLGGKLRYAFAGAGALQAEVDRFMYAIGMPILEVYGMTENSGVSTIRHFNDFSVGNVGKPIEGVTIKLIDELGKEVTEPGIKGVALHHGLHNMKGYYLEEEKTKAVLTDDRWLNSGDLLVWTAQGNLKFAGRAKDTIVLSGGENVEPEPIEICLKQSEYIDQAVVVGQDKKTLTALVLLNLEKLENYLKEHSIDLDLKHVVYNESDVIQKLIRDEVKHFISDKNGFKSFERISNVYILQNPFVVHDELTQTQKVKRNRVQEKYREEIESMYRK; encoded by the coding sequence ATGAAAGTTCCGAATCTGAAACAATTGACTTTGTATCATTTACTCCAAGAAGGAAGGCGTTTGTATGGAAGCCTTCCTGCTCAAAGTTATAAAAATCAAAAGAAAGAATACCAAAACATATCCTATGATGACTTTGTAGCAAATTCTGAATTCATATCCAAAGCATTAATTCATTTGGATACAAATGCGGGGGACCGGATTGGAATCATTGCCGATGTCGGGCACCAATGGTTACAAGTAAGTATGGCCATAACTTCCATTGGATGTGTTGATGTTCCTCGTGGCACAGATGCAACGTTAGATGATATAAGTTATATTTTGACTCATGCAAAATGCAAAATTGTTTTTGTTGAAAATGAAAAAGCACTTAAGAAATTCTTACCCGAGTTACAAAAATTAAATCTGCAAACGATCATTTTATTTGGTGAAACAAAAGTTGATTCCGTTTCCATCAATTGCCAAATCATTAATTTTAATGATTTGAGAACATTTGCAGCGAAAATTGAAGATAGAACATATCATGAAATTGGCGAAGAAATCCAAGAAGAAGATTTAGCTACCATCATTTATACTTCAGGAACCACTGGTAAACCAAAAGGTGTCATGTTAACACATGGAAGTATACTCTTTGAAATCCGAGCTCTCGTTGCCGAATTTAGAAAAACAGGTGTAACGGTTGGTGAAGGTGATGTGACCTTGGGTTTTTTGCCTCCCTGGCATAGTGGTGAAAGAATTTTTGAAACCATTTGTTTTTATTCAGGAATTAAAATTGCGTTCACAAGTGTTCAAGAACTTGGAAAAGATTTAGCAAAAGCAAAACCTACAATTCTTTTTACCGTTCCAAGAGTATGGGAAAGTTTCTATGATAAAATTAAAGATACGATTCAAAAAAGTTCGGCTTTCAAAAAATACTTTTTAAAGTTACTTGTTTGGAATTCTGTAAATTTCTCGATAACTTATGATAAAGCATTTGATCGTGTTCCGAGATTAAATTCGCCGAAAACAACAAAACAAATTCTAACTCAATTCATCAATTTAATACTATTACTAATATATCTTCCTATCTTACCAATCTCAAAACTTATATTATCGAAAATATTATCAGTATTAGGTGGCAAACTGCGATATGCATTTGCTGGAGCAGGTGCCTTACAAGCTGAAGTGGATCGATTTATGTATGCGATCGGTATGCCTATTTTAGAAGTCTACGGAATGACTGAAAACTCTGGAGTATCAACGATACGGCATTTTAACGACTTTTCCGTGGGAAATGTTGGGAAACCAATAGAAGGTGTAACCATTAAATTGATTGATGAACTTGGAAAAGAAGTTACAGAACCTGGCATTAAGGGTGTAGCCCTTCATCATGGTCTTCATAATATGAAAGGTTATTATCTAGAAGAAGAAAAGACAAAAGCGGTATTAACAGATGATCGATGGTTAAATTCAGGTGATCTTTTGGTATGGACGGCACAAGGGAATTTGAAGTTTGCAGGGAGAGCAAAAGATACAATTGTTCTTTCTGGTGGTGAAAACGTTGAACCAGAACCTATTGAGATTTGTTTAAAACAAAGTGAATACATTGACCAAGCAGTTGTCGTTGGTCAGGATAAAAAAACTCTTACCGCTTTGGTTTTGTTAAATTTGGAAAAATTAGAAAACTATTTAAAAGAGCATTCGATCGATTTAGATTTGAAACATGTTGTCTATAATGAATCAGATGTGATTCAGAAACTAATTCGAGATGAAGTAAAACATTTTATTTCAGATAAAAATGGATTTAAATCATTTGAAAGAATATCAAATGTCTACATCCTTCAAAATCCTTTTGTAGTTCATGATGAACTTACACAGACTCAAAAAGTGAAAAGGAATCGTGTCCAAGAAAAATACCGTGAAGAAATTGAATCAATGTATCGTAAGTAA
- a CDS encoding methyl-accepting chemotaxis protein, protein MSIETLWQNGKITVNRIRIVLFFVFFTALLGTKNSMPEAMFYIHLSGTIIMGIYASVCHIWLRYGNPPEWFHKLLIILDIGIHLINTSIDCSMGPMEAKSALNNTAVLLVVFFYLIYSGFLGNPKFVLFNGFLAGFGVILSYFMSVHFGGLIPSEDPNLYIQIGYVGTSAEIIKGIFVMVSGILLSRLIALLISISDKGIEKAKESEYLLNQSLKQKKIIQDAAKNLENSIQSCANYISHTAERLESQAASLEQVTAINTELFSSFESNAKIIDDQNGKITDLFSGSNDLNQMVATISMINQELITIANENKKDTTEIAGVSKKTSEYLDSIKTSFDKVDEINQIVAEIGEKTNLLALNASIEAARAGEVGRGFAVVASEVSKLADFTAKNAKMISDVVSHSRKFIYEASEVSIQTGNLTTNQIKKLEMTTEKVSHMHRLFEKQKSIIFDTINQLTEINDLSSQISFSTKEQISGQTEVNKGIMALENEVNQISNASRSLEQYVEQIRSQSLELLTLSES, encoded by the coding sequence ATGAGTATCGAAACACTTTGGCAAAATGGTAAAATCACCGTTAATCGAATTCGAATCGTATTATTCTTTGTATTTTTTACCGCACTTTTGGGTACAAAAAATAGTATGCCAGAGGCTATGTTTTACATTCACCTCTCTGGTACCATTATCATGGGTATCTACGCTAGTGTTTGCCATATTTGGTTACGATATGGAAATCCACCTGAATGGTTTCATAAGTTATTAATCATACTCGATATAGGAATCCATTTAATTAATACATCAATTGATTGTTCTATGGGACCTATGGAAGCAAAGTCTGCATTGAACAATACTGCAGTACTCCTTGTTGTTTTTTTTTACCTCATTTATTCTGGGTTTTTAGGGAATCCAAAGTTTGTACTCTTTAATGGGTTTTTAGCAGGTTTTGGTGTCATCCTATCATATTTTATGTCAGTACATTTTGGAGGACTCATTCCTTCTGAAGATCCAAATTTATATATTCAGATAGGATATGTAGGAACATCTGCTGAAATCATTAAAGGGATCTTTGTGATGGTGAGTGGGATCTTGTTATCAAGACTGATTGCTTTACTCATTTCGATCAGTGACAAAGGGATAGAAAAAGCCAAGGAATCTGAATATTTATTAAACCAAAGTTTAAAACAAAAAAAAATCATTCAAGATGCTGCAAAAAATTTAGAAAACTCCATTCAAAGTTGTGCCAATTATATATCTCATACTGCAGAAAGATTAGAATCACAAGCTGCTTCATTAGAGCAGGTAACAGCGATTAATACGGAATTATTTTCTTCATTTGAATCAAATGCAAAAATCATAGATGATCAAAACGGAAAAATTACTGATTTGTTTTCTGGCTCAAATGATTTAAATCAAATGGTCGCAACCATCAGTATGATCAACCAAGAGCTAATTACGATTGCAAATGAAAACAAAAAAGATACAACTGAAATTGCCGGTGTATCAAAGAAAACAAGTGAATATTTAGATTCAATCAAAACATCCTTTGACAAGGTTGATGAAATCAATCAAATCGTTGCTGAAATTGGAGAAAAAACCAACTTACTCGCATTAAATGCTTCCATTGAAGCTGCACGTGCTGGTGAAGTTGGTAGAGGATTTGCTGTTGTAGCTAGTGAAGTCAGTAAACTAGCTGATTTTACTGCAAAAAACGCTAAAATGATTTCTGATGTTGTCAGCCATTCTAGAAAATTTATTTATGAAGCTTCAGAAGTTTCTATCCAAACTGGAAATTTGACAACTAATCAAATTAAAAAACTAGAAATGACAACTGAAAAGGTGAGTCATATGCATCGATTATTTGAAAAACAGAAATCAATCATTTTTGATACGATTAACCAACTAACTGAAATCAATGATCTATCGTCTCAAATTTCGTTTAGCACGAAGGAACAAATTTCTGGTCAAACAGAAGTCAATAAAGGGATTATGGCATTAGAGAACGAAGTGAACCAAATTTCGAATGCTTCTAGAAGTTTAGAACAATATGTTGAACAAATCAGATCTCAATCTTTAGAATTATTGACGTTAAGCGAATCATAA
- a CDS encoding bile acid:sodium symporter family protein — MNYNNDYQIVLGLVLALMIFGVALELRFIAFKAVLQRPIAALAGLIGQVVFLPWVTLLITLVLDLPAGIELGMLLVAASPGGNLSNIITHLGKGNTALSVSMTAISSLFAIITLPLNFTLTANLNPVTYAMISGSGDLRIDSLMIVKGLIVLLLIPLLLGMFLGNFVTGFAHKITPFFKRVSSFAFLIFLIVAVGGNWKIFLDNLGFVFVIVVFHNFIALVIGNLIARVFLQNEANKRAITIEVGMQNSGLALGLILTQFQAEPNMALVAAFWGIWHIISGLILVSYWKSRPPVEGN, encoded by the coding sequence ATGAATTATAACAATGATTACCAAATTGTTTTGGGTTTGGTTTTGGCTCTCATGATCTTTGGAGTTGCCTTAGAACTTCGATTCATTGCTTTTAAAGCTGTTTTACAAAGACCTATAGCTGCTCTTGCTGGCCTCATTGGCCAAGTGGTTTTTTTACCTTGGGTCACTTTGCTTATCACGCTTGTTTTGGATCTTCCTGCCGGAATTGAATTAGGAATGTTGTTAGTAGCTGCAAGTCCAGGTGGAAACCTATCCAATATCATTACCCATCTTGGTAAAGGAAACACTGCACTTTCTGTGAGTATGACAGCTATTTCAAGTTTATTTGCTATCATTACTTTACCACTTAACTTTACTTTAACGGCAAATTTAAATCCAGTTACCTATGCTATGATTTCTGGATCAGGAGATCTTAGGATTGATAGTTTGATGATTGTCAAAGGATTAATTGTATTATTACTCATTCCATTATTACTGGGAATGTTCTTAGGAAATTTTGTCACTGGTTTCGCTCATAAAATCACTCCGTTTTTTAAACGTGTTTCATCGTTTGCATTTTTAATCTTTCTAATCGTTGCTGTTGGTGGGAATTGGAAAATCTTTTTAGACAATCTTGGTTTTGTCTTTGTGATTGTTGTTTTTCATAATTTCATCGCTTTAGTCATTGGGAATTTAATTGCGAGAGTTTTTTTACAAAACGAAGCAAACAAACGTGCCATTACCATTGAAGTTGGAATGCAAAATTCAGGGCTTGCCTTAGGACTCATTCTCACACAATTCCAAGCAGAGCCAAACATGGCTTTGGTGGCGGCGTTTTGGGGAATATGGCATATTATCTCTGGTTTGATTCTGGTGTCATATTGGAAAAGCCGACCTCCCGTAGAAGGAAACTAA
- a CDS encoding NAD-dependent epimerase/dehydratase family protein — MKVLVTGGAGYIGSTLIQHLLKIYPTWQIMATDIKPMPISPVSSQFEFQILDISDRNSVVDLIQDWKPNSIVHLASILNPPPGMSEEKQWKIDVQGTKNVLDGAAYARTEQVIITSSGAAYGYHKENKEWIEETDPIRGHSAFVYSKHKREVEELLTEYRSIFPQLKQLILRPGTILGKTVNNLITDMFQKPFVMGILGHKSPFVFIWDEDVIQIITKGIAEKKEGKFNLAGDGALSLQEISKMIRKPYISIPAFLLQTLLLVLKNLRLTQYGPDQIDFLRYRPVLSNTQLKTVFGYIPKYNSKETFIMYLNAKGVPFDEI, encoded by the coding sequence TTGAAAGTTTTAGTGACTGGTGGTGCGGGTTATATTGGATCCACACTCATCCAACATTTATTAAAAATCTATCCAACTTGGCAAATCATGGCAACTGATATCAAACCAATGCCTATTTCACCTGTCTCTTCCCAATTTGAATTTCAAATTTTGGATATCAGTGATCGAAATTCTGTTGTTGATTTGATCCAAGACTGGAAACCCAATTCGATTGTCCATCTTGCATCAATTCTCAATCCTCCGCCTGGTATGAGTGAGGAAAAGCAGTGGAAAATTGATGTACAAGGCACCAAGAATGTGTTAGATGGAGCAGCATATGCTCGAACGGAACAAGTGATCATCACAAGTTCAGGTGCAGCCTACGGTTATCATAAAGAAAATAAAGAATGGATTGAAGAAACAGATCCCATACGGGGCCATTCGGCGTTTGTATATTCCAAACACAAACGTGAAGTGGAAGAATTATTAACAGAATACAGATCCATATTCCCTCAGCTCAAACAATTGATCTTAAGACCCGGAACCATCCTTGGCAAAACAGTGAATAATCTAATTACCGATATGTTTCAAAAACCTTTTGTGATGGGTATCTTAGGCCACAAAAGTCCATTTGTGTTTATTTGGGATGAAGATGTAATTCAAATCATCACCAAAGGAATAGCCGAAAAAAAGGAAGGTAAGTTTAATTTAGCCGGAGATGGCGCTCTCAGTTTACAAGAGATCAGTAAAATGATCCGAAAACCATATATTTCCATTCCTGCTTTTTTGTTACAGACCTTGTTATTGGTACTTAAGAATCTTCGGCTTACGCAATATGGTCCCGATCAAATCGATTTTTTACGTTATAGGCCTGTTTTATCAAACACACAATTAAAGACAGTATTTGGCTATATTCCCAAGTACAACTCAAAAGAAACATTCATAATGTATTTAAATGCCAAAGGAGTTCCATTCGATGAAATTTAA
- a CDS encoding Vgb family protein, whose protein sequence is MKFKILVFGLLFTYSSLFAIQLDIKDSDGKSLDLVMITIKAEKPQVPPRDDHGYPPERLEFMITPEVTMFTNPNGKVNISFPYAPKVNIRLRKIGYKDVNLRSYSNQSFVSFRMEKQTDLNLLVGQYPSNSWVAALNFGEDKDLRKTYLEQCGFCHQQGSFFMRRAFSEGDWEDIINRMMGYGARPHGKAKKKLPSLLSNAYVELLKHPERVSPGRPWGKELYGAVIREWPMGDSFSQMHDLLYHKKTGLVYVGDNIQDRLWEIDPNTGKTVVYKVPKQPDDELGGLLPGRLRSFQKHETYVGLHSLAESPVDGNIFITPSLQKRITEFDPKSKQFKDHMFQNGLYPHTIRIDDKDRVWFTLALSNQVGMFDRKDLSFHYFDLPARTKKESFSLWISGFIVKLMNWGFPMHLLPVDERVSGMPLPYGIDVAPDGTVWFTRLHADTIGKINPKDFSFQVIETPFQGPRRLRVDRDNHVWISVFPEGSIAKYTPEDGKFKLYPLPTAVDGVETPYSLNVDRKRNLVWVTGTSSDNLMVMDIKTENWKVYPMSRKVTFTRDIEFSPEGKAYSSNGAFPSWQIEDGQPTLMEVTQTK, encoded by the coding sequence ATGAAATTTAAAATTTTAGTTTTTGGATTATTATTCACCTACTCTTCGTTATTTGCAATCCAGTTGGATATCAAAGATAGTGATGGAAAAAGTTTGGATCTTGTTATGATTACGATTAAGGCCGAAAAACCTCAAGTTCCACCTCGTGATGACCATGGTTATCCACCAGAAAGACTTGAATTTATGATTACACCAGAAGTTACAATGTTTACAAATCCCAACGGCAAGGTAAATATCTCATTTCCATATGCACCAAAAGTTAACATTCGATTGCGTAAAATTGGTTATAAAGATGTAAATTTACGATCCTATTCTAATCAGAGTTTTGTATCGTTTCGAATGGAAAAACAAACAGATCTAAATTTACTGGTAGGTCAATATCCTTCTAATAGTTGGGTCGCAGCACTTAACTTTGGTGAAGACAAAGACTTAAGAAAAACATATTTAGAACAATGTGGTTTTTGTCACCAACAAGGAAGTTTTTTCATGAGAAGAGCTTTCTCAGAAGGTGATTGGGAAGATATCATCAATCGAATGATGGGTTATGGTGCAAGACCTCATGGGAAAGCTAAGAAAAAACTTCCAAGTTTACTTTCAAATGCATATGTTGAATTACTCAAACACCCCGAACGTGTGTCACCTGGTCGTCCATGGGGAAAAGAGTTATATGGGGCTGTCATCAGAGAATGGCCTATGGGTGATAGTTTCTCCCAAATGCATGATTTACTATACCATAAAAAAACTGGTTTAGTTTACGTAGGTGATAATATCCAAGACCGTCTTTGGGAAATTGATCCTAATACAGGTAAAACGGTAGTATATAAGGTTCCAAAACAACCAGATGATGAGTTGGGTGGTCTGTTACCTGGAAGGTTACGATCATTCCAAAAACATGAAACTTATGTTGGTTTACATTCTCTTGCGGAATCTCCAGTTGACGGAAATATTTTTATCACTCCTTCCTTACAAAAACGAATCACAGAGTTTGATCCAAAATCCAAACAGTTCAAGGACCATATGTTTCAAAATGGACTTTATCCACATACCATTCGTATTGACGATAAAGACCGAGTTTGGTTTACGTTAGCACTTTCAAACCAGGTGGGAATGTTTGATCGTAAAGATCTTTCTTTCCATTACTTCGATTTACCTGCAAGAACCAAAAAAGAAAGTTTTAGTTTATGGATCAGTGGATTCATTGTGAAACTTATGAATTGGGGTTTTCCAATGCACTTGTTACCAGTTGATGAACGTGTGAGTGGAATGCCACTGCCATATGGGATTGATGTTGCACCTGATGGAACAGTTTGGTTTACAAGATTACATGCAGACACAATTGGTAAAATCAATCCGAAGGATTTTTCCTTTCAGGTGATTGAAACACCTTTCCAAGGTCCTAGAAGACTTCGTGTGGATCGAGACAATCATGTTTGGATTTCCGTTTTTCCAGAAGGGTCAATTGCCAAGTACACTCCAGAAGATGGAAAGTTCAAACTATACCCACTTCCAACAGCAGTTGATGGCGTGGAGACACCTTATTCTCTGAATGTGGATAGAAAACGTAATCTTGTTTGGGTCACAGGAACTTCATCAGACAATTTGATGGTAATGGATATCAAAACAGAAAATTGGAAAGTATATCCAATGAGTCGAAAGGTTACATTCACTCGAGACATTGAATTTTCTCCAGAGGGAAAAGCATATTCTTCGAATGGTGCCTTTCCAAGTTGGCAAATTGAAGATGGGCAACCAACTCTTATGGAAGTAACACAGACAAAATGA
- a CDS encoding MFS transporter produces MSSSNTYNQGQMIRFLSASFLGFLAGHLTNYSVILYAQDVWNQDALAGIGFGLCFGVPLVLGWFAGAWCDSHSPQILAQIAHGSFLIALGLLNLSSKLIGYTSVSLFLLAAFFVGVGWSILAPARMSLLGRLAGEKQKKMAVIFNVLVMLGFGSAPPILAFCRSIGSWQMVHITGVSLFLIAMCLLIGIKTEGQGKTSSAWDRILRGVSYAKNHTLLRQTLIFSIVIYCSMGPVQVMLPRYAKGVLQLGEMERGFFLGALALALLLGGGTSLKLAKPFGYGKLILTSGLLCGLGLLGIGLSSQLWLSIGLLLVSGFGAGASISLLVAILQSEVSQEYRGRLMSLYTITSQVVPAFAGFLSGMILVKVSIPTAVVSAGILLTLIVIFTTIRLKTLRNYMI; encoded by the coding sequence ATGAGTTCCTCTAATACTTATAACCAAGGACAAATGATTCGATTTTTGTCCGCATCCTTCTTGGGTTTTTTAGCTGGTCACCTAACTAACTATAGTGTTATTTTATATGCACAAGATGTTTGGAACCAAGATGCATTAGCAGGAATTGGATTTGGATTATGTTTTGGAGTTCCCTTGGTATTAGGATGGTTTGCAGGAGCTTGGTGTGACTCTCACTCACCACAAATTTTAGCACAAATTGCCCATGGTTCTTTTTTAATTGCACTAGGACTATTAAATCTTTCATCAAAATTGATTGGTTACACTTCTGTTTCTTTATTTTTACTTGCAGCTTTTTTTGTTGGAGTGGGTTGGTCAATCCTTGCTCCCGCCAGGATGTCTTTACTTGGCCGATTGGCAGGAGAGAAACAAAAAAAAATGGCAGTGATATTTAATGTGCTCGTGATGTTAGGTTTTGGTTCTGCCCCACCTATATTGGCGTTTTGCAGAAGTATTGGTTCCTGGCAGATGGTTCACATCACTGGTGTTAGCCTATTTTTAATAGCAATGTGTTTACTCATCGGGATCAAAACTGAAGGACAAGGAAAAACTTCTTCTGCTTGGGATAGGATTCTACGTGGGGTATCTTATGCAAAAAACCATACATTACTTAGACAGACACTTATATTTTCGATTGTGATCTATTGTTCTATGGGACCAGTCCAGGTGATGCTGCCTAGGTATGCAAAAGGTGTATTACAATTAGGTGAGATGGAACGTGGATTCTTTTTAGGAGCCCTTGCCTTAGCTTTACTTTTGGGAGGAGGTACCTCTTTAAAACTAGCAAAACCGTTTGGTTATGGAAAATTGATTCTCACCTCTGGATTGTTATGTGGATTAGGTCTATTAGGCATTGGACTCAGTTCACAATTATGGCTTTCCATAGGTTTATTACTCGTAAGTGGATTTGGTGCTGGGGCTAGTATCAGTTTGCTTGTTGCAATCCTTCAATCAGAAGTGAGCCAAGAATACAGAGGAAGGTTAATGAGTTTGTATACAATTACAAGCCAAGTGGTACCAGCATTTGCAGGATTTTTATCGGGGATGATTCTTGTCAAAGTTTCGATTCCAACAGCAGTTGTATCTGCAGGAATTCTATTAACACTGATTGTGATTTTTACCACAATCAGGTTAAAAACTTTAAGAAATTATATGATATGA
- a CDS encoding LA_3150 family lipoprotein, producing MTRIILTLSLSLFLLNCQSKEQDREGISSLIINNILNGGVDRNKSLVIMEVADLGGSYTGNCYDTFQLNGGNIGPTSYFNTPPGGAGGLLNTNIKKYNVSTSSCTDLGFASGTNFGSTSQRPNSNDGFTFKVYTCDPNNNPCSRSAITASGF from the coding sequence ATGACCAGAATCATTTTAACACTTTCACTTTCTTTATTCCTTTTAAATTGCCAATCGAAGGAACAAGACAGAGAAGGTATCTCTTCCCTAATCATCAACAATATACTCAATGGTGGAGTCGATAGAAACAAGTCTCTTGTGATTATGGAAGTTGCCGATTTAGGTGGTTCTTACACAGGAAATTGTTATGATACTTTCCAACTCAATGGTGGAAATATTGGACCTACATCTTATTTCAACACTCCACCAGGTGGTGCTGGCGGATTATTGAATACGAACATTAAAAAATACAATGTATCCACATCGAGTTGTACTGATTTGGGATTTGCAAGTGGAACCAATTTTGGATCAACATCACAAAGACCTAACTCAAATGATGGCTTCACATTTAAAGTGTATACTTGTGATCCCAATAACAATCCTTGTTCGAGATCTGCGATTACGGCATCTGGTTTCTAA
- a CDS encoding enoyl-CoA hydratase/isomerase family protein translates to MKSYQSWKLDIVDRIATLTLHTNDLNIMDMETLFELKTISQELDSNPDVWAIILQGNGKHFSSGVQFDILKQVNQISKDEFKTNMREMQSCFTAFELISKPTIAKIQGFCMGGGFMLTQCCDFRIVSEKTVFSIPLVKLGLTVLMGTNRVTRNAGIGPTNELIMLGEKFNPEKALQYNLIHKIVSPDELDESAIQFARKFLQLPPKTISITKQIIKRGDKMSLEESLELEIELQSSLIGTSDLAEAMDSFANQSKPKYTGN, encoded by the coding sequence ATGAAAAGTTATCAGTCATGGAAATTGGATATTGTAGATAGGATCGCAACACTAACACTACATACAAATGATTTAAATATTATGGATATGGAGACACTCTTTGAGCTAAAAACAATTAGCCAAGAATTAGATTCAAATCCAGATGTTTGGGCGATTATTTTACAAGGAAATGGAAAACATTTTTCATCTGGTGTCCAATTTGATATTCTAAAGCAGGTGAATCAAATTTCAAAAGATGAATTCAAAACCAACATGCGCGAGATGCAGTCTTGTTTTACGGCATTCGAATTAATCTCAAAACCTACTATCGCAAAAATCCAAGGATTTTGTATGGGCGGTGGTTTTATGTTAACCCAATGTTGTGACTTCAGAATCGTAAGTGAAAAAACAGTTTTTTCTATTCCATTAGTCAAACTAGGATTAACTGTACTCATGGGAACCAATCGAGTCACAAGAAATGCAGGCATTGGTCCTACAAATGAACTCATTATGTTAGGTGAAAAATTCAATCCTGAAAAAGCTCTGCAATACAATCTAATTCATAAAATAGTATCTCCTGATGAATTGGATGAGTCGGCAATACAGTTTGCCAGAAAATTTTTACAATTACCACCTAAAACAATTTCTATCACTAAACAAATTATCAAACGCGGAGATAAAATGTCACTTGAGGAAAGTTTAGAGTTAGAAATTGAATTACAATCTAGTTTGATAGGAACTTCCGATTTAGCAGAAGCAATGGATAGTTTTGCCAATCAGAGCAAACCAAAGTACACTGGTAACTAA